The following coding sequences lie in one Streptomyces albofaciens JCM 4342 genomic window:
- a CDS encoding DUF5995 family protein, whose product MTTTHQDPGGPAVRTDAARPDPAAERFPAPPAPTPPAPVAAVLARMRVVEATLPPADGIAVFNRVYLSVTEEIARCLGTGGFQDSATAGELDAVFARRYLAAVDAAGAGLTVPACWRPLFQMRRHPGVRPLQFALAGINAHIGHDLALAVVDTCHVLGCEPGALAADFDRVGDLLTGLEERIRESLMPGPDLLDVADPLTHLAGSWSLEMARDGAWAAARVLWSLRGLPETAAEFTERLDSGVGLVGRCLLTPLG is encoded by the coding sequence ATGACGACGACTCACCAGGACCCGGGCGGCCCGGCGGTGCGCACGGACGCGGCCCGGCCGGACCCGGCCGCCGAGCGGTTCCCCGCGCCACCTGCCCCCACGCCACCGGCCCCGGTGGCCGCGGTCCTGGCGCGGATGCGCGTGGTGGAGGCGACGCTGCCGCCCGCCGACGGCATCGCGGTGTTCAACCGGGTCTACCTCTCCGTCACGGAGGAGATCGCCCGGTGCCTCGGCACGGGCGGCTTCCAGGATTCCGCTACGGCGGGCGAGTTGGACGCGGTGTTCGCCCGGCGCTACCTCGCCGCGGTGGACGCGGCCGGCGCCGGTCTGACCGTCCCGGCCTGCTGGCGCCCGCTGTTCCAGATGCGCCGCCACCCGGGCGTACGGCCCCTCCAGTTCGCGCTGGCCGGGATCAACGCGCACATCGGGCACGACCTGGCGCTGGCCGTGGTGGACACCTGCCACGTACTGGGGTGCGAACCGGGCGCGCTGGCCGCCGACTTCGACCGCGTCGGCGATCTCCTGACAGGGCTGGAGGAGCGCATCCGGGAGAGCCTGATGCCCGGCCCCGACCTGCTGGACGTCGCCGACCCGCTCACCCACCTGGCCGGTTCCTGGAGCCTGGAGATGGCCCGGGACGGCGCCTGGGCGGCGGCCCGGGTGCTGTGGAGCCTGCGCGGCCTGCCCGAGACGGCCGCGGAGTTCACCGAACGGCTCGACTCGGGCGTGGGCCTGGTCGGCCGCTGCCTGCTGACGCCGCTGGGCTGA
- a CDS encoding phospholipase — MSRRLAAALSASAMTVTALAAAAAPAQAVPADKAKVLAGWTQTDAGSYGNWLAARGNQAKWAAYGFDWSTDYCSKSPDNPFGFPFETSCARHDFGYRNYKKAGTFPANKPRLDSALHEDLKRVCAKYSGAKKTSCNALAWTYYEAVKKLG; from the coding sequence ATGTCCCGAAGACTCGCCGCAGCCCTGTCCGCCTCGGCCATGACCGTCACCGCGCTGGCGGCGGCCGCCGCTCCGGCCCAGGCCGTCCCCGCCGACAAGGCCAAGGTGCTGGCCGGCTGGACGCAGACCGACGCCGGCAGCTACGGCAACTGGCTCGCGGCCCGCGGCAACCAGGCGAAGTGGGCCGCGTACGGCTTCGACTGGAGCACGGACTACTGCTCCAAGTCGCCCGACAACCCCTTCGGCTTCCCCTTCGAGACGTCCTGCGCCCGCCACGACTTCGGCTACCGCAACTACAAGAAGGCCGGCACTTTCCCGGCGAACAAGCCGCGCCTGGACAGCGCGCTCCACGAAGACCTCAAGCGGGTCTGCGCCAAGTACAGCGGCGCCAAGAAGACCTCGTGCAACGCGCTCGCGTGGACCTACTACGAGGCGGTTAAGAAGCTCGGCTGA
- a CDS encoding uracil-xanthine permease family protein, translating into MAGFGWKLHGDGKHLRPGEVVKPDERLNWGRTIGLGAQHVVSMIGACFVAPVLMGLDPNLALMASGVATILFLLLTRGRIPSYLGSSLSFVGVSAVIAGQGGDAGTLTGALLVVGAALAVCGLIIQALGAKVIHAVLPPVVTGAVVMLIGFNLAPVAAGTYWPQDQWSALATMLFTGLALVVLRGFWSRIAIFLGLVFGYVLSWVLDRTTGKIHSANGAGQVVDHWRIDFSGVAKADWIGLPNLHAPTFSASAILVALPVLVALVAENAGHVKAVGEMTGDTLDDKLGTAIVADGTATMLSTAVGGPATTTYAENIGVMAATRVYSTAAYWAAAGFALLFGLCPKFGAVVAAIPGGVLGGITVILYGMIGLLGAQIWVRNKVDFAQPLNLVPTAAGVIVGIGGVSLKFTDHFELSGIALGTLIVLTGYHVLRWLSQASKRREGQLLDGGTSDYDRPGGGGASE; encoded by the coding sequence ATGGCGGGCTTCGGGTGGAAGCTGCATGGCGACGGTAAACACCTGAGGCCGGGAGAGGTGGTGAAGCCGGACGAGCGGCTGAACTGGGGGCGGACGATCGGCCTCGGCGCCCAGCACGTCGTCTCGATGATCGGCGCCTGCTTCGTGGCTCCGGTGCTCATGGGCCTGGACCCGAACCTCGCCCTCATGGCCTCCGGTGTCGCCACGATCCTCTTCCTGCTGCTGACGCGCGGGCGCATCCCCAGCTACCTGGGCTCTTCACTGTCCTTCGTGGGCGTGTCGGCGGTCATCGCCGGCCAAGGCGGCGACGCCGGCACCCTGACCGGCGCACTGCTCGTGGTCGGAGCCGCGCTGGCGGTCTGCGGCCTCATCATCCAGGCCCTCGGCGCCAAGGTGATCCACGCGGTGCTGCCGCCGGTGGTCACCGGCGCCGTGGTCATGCTGATCGGCTTCAACCTCGCTCCGGTGGCGGCGGGCACCTACTGGCCGCAGGACCAGTGGAGCGCTCTCGCGACCATGCTGTTCACCGGGCTGGCCCTCGTGGTGCTGCGGGGATTCTGGTCGCGGATCGCGATTTTCCTCGGTCTGGTCTTCGGCTACGTACTCTCCTGGGTCCTGGACCGGACGACAGGGAAGATCCATTCGGCGAACGGGGCCGGCCAGGTCGTCGACCACTGGCGCATCGACTTCTCCGGCGTCGCCAAAGCGGACTGGATCGGCCTGCCCAACCTGCACGCCCCCACCTTTTCCGCGTCGGCCATTCTGGTCGCCCTGCCCGTATTGGTCGCGCTGGTCGCCGAGAACGCCGGGCACGTGAAGGCGGTCGGCGAAATGACCGGCGACACCCTGGACGACAAACTGGGCACGGCCATCGTCGCGGACGGCACCGCCACCATGCTGTCGACCGCGGTCGGCGGACCGGCCACCACCACGTACGCGGAGAACATCGGCGTGATGGCCGCGACCCGCGTCTACTCCACCGCCGCCTACTGGGCGGCGGCCGGTTTCGCGCTGCTCTTCGGCCTGTGCCCGAAATTCGGCGCGGTGGTGGCCGCGATCCCCGGCGGCGTCCTCGGCGGCATCACCGTCATCCTCTACGGCATGATCGGCCTGCTCGGCGCGCAGATCTGGGTACGCAACAAGGTCGACTTCGCCCAGCCCCTCAACCTGGTGCCGACCGCCGCCGGCGTCATCGTCGGCATCGGCGGGGTATCGCTCAAATTCACCGACCACTTCGAACTGAGCGGCATCGCGCTGGGCACATTGATCGTGCTCACGGGTTACCACGTACTGCGCTGGCTTTCGCAGGCGTCGAAGCGGCGGGAAGGGCAGCTGCTGGACGGTGGTACGAGTGATTACGACCGTCCGGGCGGGGGCGGGGCCTCGGAGTGA
- a CDS encoding acyl-CoA thioesterase, with the protein MSVEALEAAPAVPYGQLVPVTVHFDDLDALGMLHNSRYPLLVERAWAEFWHGRGFGFDGDWAAAGDMCNVIKEMKVSYEQPVTRPGYYAAHLWVERLGRTGLTYGFRLCSADGEQTYARGHRVLVRVDPQALRPTPWSERAREIAAELLHPEAQAA; encoded by the coding sequence GTGAGCGTCGAAGCCCTTGAGGCCGCCCCGGCCGTCCCGTATGGACAGCTGGTTCCCGTTACCGTGCACTTCGACGATCTCGACGCGCTCGGGATGCTGCACAACTCCCGGTATCCGCTGCTCGTCGAGCGGGCCTGGGCCGAGTTCTGGCACGGTCGTGGGTTCGGGTTCGACGGGGACTGGGCCGCGGCCGGGGACATGTGCAACGTGATCAAGGAGATGAAGGTCTCGTACGAGCAGCCGGTCACGCGGCCCGGGTACTACGCCGCCCACCTGTGGGTCGAGCGGCTGGGGCGGACCGGGCTGACGTACGGCTTCCGGCTCTGCTCGGCCGACGGGGAGCAGACCTACGCGCGCGGCCACCGTGTGCTGGTGCGCGTCGACCCGCAGGCGCTGCGGCCCACGCCCTGGTCGGAGCGCGCCCGCGAGATAGCCGCGGAGCTGCTGCATCCGGAGGCGCAGGCCGCCTGA
- a CDS encoding MFS transporter produces MDGTGVPDAAPAAAPPPEPASGRRFTPARLRRARWSVAAVFLVHGSVAGSFATRVPWIQDHARISAGQLGLALAFPAIGAFLAMPLAGRISHRLGARTALRLLLALWTLSLALPALSPNLYGLCGALLVYGATSGTADVAMNALGVETENRLGKPIMSGLHGMWSVGALLGSAAGTAAAHAATDARLHLAVAALVSTTLGALACRGVLDLRRAADEHPPPRFALPPKSALIIGAVGFCAVFAEGASLDWSAVYLRDVLGTDAGLAAASTTAMTCTMAVARLAGDAVVARFGPVRTVRASGALATAGGLLIVLARHPAMAVAGFGLIGLGIAVVVPLAFAAAGRSGPAPSQAIAGVATVTYTSSLIAPSAIGSIAQATSLTGSFVLVTALACGLVLGAGVLRAPGRDARAPEAVPTGNLDR; encoded by the coding sequence ATGGATGGCACCGGCGTTCCCGACGCGGCTCCCGCGGCCGCCCCACCCCCCGAACCGGCCTCCGGCCGGCGCTTCACCCCGGCCCGGCTCCGCCGCGCCCGCTGGTCCGTGGCCGCGGTCTTCCTCGTACACGGCTCGGTGGCCGGCAGCTTCGCCACCCGCGTCCCCTGGATCCAGGACCACGCCCGGATCAGCGCCGGCCAGCTGGGACTGGCCCTCGCCTTCCCGGCGATCGGCGCGTTCCTCGCCATGCCCCTGGCCGGCCGGATCAGCCATCGCCTGGGCGCCCGCACCGCCCTGCGTCTCCTGCTCGCCCTCTGGACGCTCTCCCTCGCCCTGCCCGCCCTCTCCCCCAACCTGTACGGCCTGTGCGGCGCCCTGCTGGTGTACGGCGCGACCTCGGGCACAGCGGACGTGGCGATGAACGCGCTGGGGGTGGAGACCGAGAACCGGCTCGGCAAACCGATCATGTCGGGGCTGCACGGCATGTGGAGCGTGGGCGCCCTGCTCGGCTCGGCGGCCGGTACGGCCGCCGCGCACGCCGCCACCGACGCGCGGCTGCACCTGGCCGTCGCCGCGCTGGTCTCCACCACGCTGGGCGCCCTGGCCTGCCGGGGCGTGCTGGACCTGCGGCGCGCCGCCGACGAGCACCCGCCGCCGCGCTTCGCGCTGCCCCCGAAGTCCGCGCTGATCATCGGCGCGGTCGGGTTCTGCGCGGTGTTCGCGGAGGGCGCCAGCCTGGACTGGTCGGCGGTCTACCTGCGCGACGTGCTCGGCACCGACGCGGGCCTGGCGGCGGCCTCGACCACCGCCATGACCTGCACCATGGCCGTGGCCCGGCTGGCGGGGGACGCGGTGGTCGCCCGGTTCGGGCCGGTCCGCACCGTACGGGCCAGTGGCGCGCTGGCGACGGCGGGCGGCCTGCTGATCGTGCTGGCCCGGCACCCGGCGATGGCGGTGGCCGGGTTCGGGCTGATCGGACTGGGCATCGCGGTCGTGGTGCCGCTGGCGTTCGCCGCGGCGGGACGCAGCGGCCCGGCGCCCAGCCAGGCCATCGCGGGCGTCGCCACCGTCACGTACACCTCCAGCCTGATCGCCCCGTCCGCCATCGGTTCGATCGCCCAGGCCACCTCACTGACCGGCTCGTTCGTCCTGGTCACGGCGCTGGCCTGCGGACTGGTCCTGGGCGCCGGGGTACTACGGGCGCCGGGCCGGGACGCTAGGGCTCCCGAAGCCGTACCGACCGGCAACCTGGACCGGTGA
- a CDS encoding ROK family transcriptional regulator, with product MDETRGTAPGRPAAPAAVRATAPVTEPATAPDTGPATAPDTEPVTAPAAVRAAASGPASASVRATASGPAPASVRATAPAPARATPRTASPSTARAINDRLALQLLHTEGPLTAGELKAGTGLSRPTVADLVERLQAAGLIAVVGESGARRRGPNARLYGIVADRAHLAAVDLRTDSATVAVADLLGRVQAETAVPAGPDTDPEQAAANGVAALEKLLAAAGAAAPHAVAVGAPGLVDPATGRFRGTAWVPAWHAALVTALGALSAAPVLLENEVNLAAIAEQRDGAARDRDTFVLLWLGHGTGAAVVLDGRLRRGASGGTGEIGFLPVPGTGGLPTAAGCDGGFHSLAGSAAVCELAAEHGIEAGRGAEQPEPADPGAPPAEALVRAAVRAGGAGAAFLDALAARIALGAAAVCAVLDPGCVVLGGETGRAGGDALAERVADHLARMSPLHTEVRAGTVGGRAVLRGAVLAAMDAAQGDLWGPAA from the coding sequence ATGGACGAGACGCGCGGAACCGCCCCCGGCCGCCCCGCCGCACCGGCCGCCGTACGTGCCACCGCACCGGTCACCGAACCGGCTACCGCGCCGGACACCGGACCGGCTACCGCGCCGGACACCGAACCGGTCACCGCGCCGGCCGCTGTACGCGCCGCCGCGTCGGGCCCTGCGTCGGCCTCCGTACGCGCCACCGCATCGGGCCCCGCGCCGGCCTCCGTACGCGCCACCGCACCCGCCCCCGCACGCGCCACCCCGCGCACCGCCTCACCCAGCACCGCACGGGCGATCAACGACCGTCTGGCCCTCCAACTCCTGCACACCGAAGGCCCGTTGACCGCGGGGGAGCTGAAGGCGGGCACCGGGCTGTCCCGGCCGACCGTCGCCGACCTCGTCGAGCGCCTCCAGGCAGCCGGGCTGATCGCGGTGGTCGGCGAGTCCGGCGCGCGGCGGCGCGGGCCCAACGCCCGGCTGTACGGGATCGTCGCCGACCGGGCCCACCTGGCCGCGGTGGACCTGCGTACGGACAGTGCCACGGTCGCGGTCGCCGACCTGCTCGGCCGGGTGCAGGCCGAGACCGCCGTCCCGGCCGGCCCGGACACCGACCCCGAGCAGGCGGCGGCGAACGGCGTCGCCGCCCTGGAGAAACTGCTCGCCGCGGCCGGGGCGGCGGCGCCGCACGCCGTCGCCGTCGGCGCGCCCGGCCTGGTCGACCCGGCCACCGGACGGTTCCGCGGCACCGCATGGGTGCCCGCCTGGCACGCCGCGCTCGTCACGGCGCTCGGCGCGTTGTCCGCGGCGCCCGTCCTGCTGGAGAACGAGGTCAACCTCGCCGCCATCGCCGAGCAGCGTGACGGCGCCGCGCGCGACCGCGACACCTTCGTCCTGCTCTGGCTCGGCCACGGCACCGGCGCCGCCGTCGTCCTGGACGGCCGGCTGCGGCGCGGCGCCTCGGGCGGCACCGGCGAGATCGGCTTTCTGCCCGTACCGGGTACGGGCGGACTGCCCACCGCCGCGGGCTGCGACGGCGGCTTCCACTCGCTGGCGGGTTCGGCGGCGGTGTGCGAACTGGCCGCCGAGCACGGGATCGAGGCGGGACGGGGGGCGGAACAGCCCGAACCCGCCGACCCCGGTGCGCCCCCCGCCGAGGCGCTGGTCCGCGCCGCCGTCCGCGCGGGCGGGGCCGGTGCCGCCTTCCTGGACGCGCTGGCCGCCCGGATCGCCCTCGGGGCCGCGGCCGTCTGCGCCGTACTGGACCCCGGCTGTGTCGTCCTCGGCGGCGAGACCGGCCGCGCGGGCGGCGACGCGCTGGCCGAGCGGGTCGCGGATCACCTCGCCCGGATGTCCCCGCTGCACACCGAGGTGCGCGCGGGCACGGTCGGCGGCCGGGCGGTGCTGCGCGGCGCGGTGCTCGCCGCGATGGACGCCGCGCAGGGCGACCTGTGGGGGCCAGCGGCCTGA
- a CDS encoding SDR family oxidoreductase → MTTILVTGGTGTLGRAVVERLLAGGHDVRSLSRRPRTGAERPRLDSYAVDLRDGSGLAPALAGVHTVIHCASSPTGDTEAAGRLIQAASAAGVRHLVYISIVGVDRVPLGYYRAKRDVERLVADSGLGWTVLRTTQFHDLVLRMVKAGARLPVIPVPAGVRLQPVDVREVADRLVALATGEPAGRVPDMGGPEARSAHALVRDTLRAGGRRRLLVPVWLPGRLFGALRRGGNLALDHADGTVGYGDFLAERGGKVGETAAGR, encoded by the coding sequence ATGACGACGATTCTGGTGACCGGCGGCACCGGCACGCTCGGCCGCGCCGTGGTCGAGCGGCTGCTCGCCGGCGGCCATGACGTCCGCAGCCTCAGCCGCCGCCCCCGCACCGGCGCCGAGCGGCCCCGGCTCGACTCGTACGCGGTGGACCTGCGCGACGGCTCGGGGCTGGCCCCGGCGCTGGCGGGCGTGCACACAGTGATCCACTGCGCGTCGTCGCCGACCGGCGACACCGAGGCGGCGGGGCGGCTCATCCAGGCGGCGTCGGCGGCCGGGGTGCGGCATCTGGTCTACATCTCCATCGTCGGCGTGGACCGCGTACCGCTGGGCTACTACCGCGCCAAGCGCGACGTGGAACGGCTGGTCGCGGACTCCGGCCTGGGCTGGACCGTGCTGCGCACCACCCAGTTCCACGATCTCGTGCTGCGGATGGTCAAGGCCGGGGCGCGGCTACCGGTGATCCCGGTGCCGGCCGGTGTCCGGCTCCAGCCGGTGGACGTACGCGAGGTCGCCGACCGGCTGGTCGCGCTGGCCACCGGCGAACCGGCGGGCCGGGTGCCGGACATGGGCGGCCCGGAGGCCCGTAGCGCCCACGCCCTCGTACGGGACACGCTGCGGGCCGGCGGGCGGCGGCGCCTGCTCGTACCGGTCTGGCTGCCGGGCAGGCTGTTCGGCGCCCTGCGGCGGGGCGGGAACCTGGCGCTCGACCACGCGGACGGGACGGTGGGGTACGGGGACTTCCTGGCGGAGCGCGGTGGGAAGGTCGGGGAGACGGCCGCGGGACGGTAG
- the ribD gene encoding bifunctional diaminohydroxyphosphoribosylaminopyrimidine deaminase/5-amino-6-(5-phosphoribosylamino)uracil reductase RibD has translation MATPAPAQTAAMRRAIQLAARGLGHTSPNPVVGCVVLDAAGHIVGEGWHERAGGPHAEVNALREAGDRARGGTAFVTLEPCNHTGRTGPCAQALIEAGIARVHYAVPDPNPTATGGSTTLAEAGIEVEGGLLADEAAAGNEAWLTAVLRRRPFVLWKYAATLDGRIAAADGTSRWISSAESRADVHRLRAQADAVIVGSGTARADDPHLGARLAGLTDAEVSQPLRVVVDTGAAVVKPGARVLDGTAPTLIAVAEDADAAHLEGLAPIVRLPRTAGGTGLHIPALLDALYARDVRSVLLEGGPTLAGSFLAAHAVDKVVGYLAPVLLGAGPAALGDAGIGTIDQALRLDVTATDRLGPDLRITAVPARHALNEEN, from the coding sequence GTGGCCACCCCAGCACCCGCGCAGACCGCGGCGATGCGCCGAGCCATCCAGCTTGCCGCCCGCGGTCTCGGGCACACCAGCCCCAATCCCGTCGTCGGCTGTGTCGTCCTGGACGCCGCCGGGCACATCGTGGGGGAGGGCTGGCACGAGCGCGCCGGCGGTCCGCACGCCGAGGTCAACGCGCTGCGCGAGGCGGGCGACCGGGCCCGCGGCGGCACCGCCTTCGTCACCCTGGAACCCTGCAACCACACCGGCCGCACCGGCCCGTGCGCGCAGGCCCTCATCGAGGCGGGCATCGCCCGGGTGCACTACGCCGTCCCGGACCCCAACCCCACCGCCACCGGCGGCTCCACCACCCTCGCCGAGGCCGGGATCGAGGTCGAGGGCGGGCTGCTCGCCGACGAGGCCGCGGCCGGCAACGAGGCGTGGCTGACCGCCGTACTGCGCCGCCGACCGTTCGTCCTGTGGAAGTACGCCGCCACCCTCGACGGCCGGATCGCCGCCGCCGACGGCACCAGCCGCTGGATCAGCTCGGCCGAGTCCCGCGCCGACGTGCACCGGCTGCGCGCCCAGGCGGACGCGGTGATCGTCGGCTCCGGCACCGCCCGCGCCGACGACCCGCACCTGGGCGCCCGGCTCGCGGGCCTGACGGACGCCGAGGTCAGCCAGCCGCTGCGGGTCGTGGTCGACACCGGCGCCGCCGTCGTCAAGCCCGGCGCCCGTGTCCTGGACGGCACCGCGCCCACCCTGATCGCGGTCGCCGAGGACGCCGACGCCGCCCACCTCGAAGGACTCGCACCGATCGTCCGCCTGCCGCGCACCGCCGGCGGCACCGGACTGCACATCCCCGCCCTGCTCGACGCCCTGTACGCACGCGACGTGCGGTCCGTGCTCCTGGAAGGCGGCCCGACCCTGGCCGGTTCCTTCTTGGCCGCGCACGCCGTGGACAAGGTCGTCGGCTATCTCGCGCCCGTCCTGCTCGGCGCCGGTCCCGCCGCCCTCGGCGACGCCGGAATCGGCACGATCGACCAGGCGTTGCGCCTCGATGTGACCGCCACCGACCGGCTCGGCCCCGACCTGCGGATCACCGCCGTCCCGGCCCGCCACGCCCTGAACGAGGAGAACTGA
- a CDS encoding riboflavin synthase: MFTGIVEELGEVAAVEHLGDSSRFTLRGPLVTQDAKHGDSIAVNGVCLTVVDTGDGTFTADVMAETLNRSSLGALAAGSRVNLERPMALGGRLGGHLVQGHVDGTGTIVSRTPGEHWEIVKVALPAHLSRYVVEKGSITVDGVSLTVVEAADDFFTISLIPTTLALTTLGTKQPGDPVNLEVDVLAKYVERLLDQGRSAGTAAAAVEESLR, translated from the coding sequence GTGTTCACCGGAATCGTCGAAGAACTGGGTGAGGTCGCCGCCGTCGAGCACCTCGGCGACAGCTCCCGGTTCACCCTGCGCGGCCCGCTCGTCACTCAGGACGCGAAGCACGGCGACTCGATCGCCGTCAACGGCGTCTGTCTGACCGTCGTGGACACCGGCGACGGCACCTTCACCGCCGATGTGATGGCCGAGACGCTCAACCGCTCCAGCCTCGGCGCCCTGGCCGCGGGCTCCCGCGTCAACCTCGAACGGCCGATGGCGCTCGGCGGGCGTCTGGGCGGCCACCTCGTCCAGGGCCATGTGGACGGCACCGGCACGATCGTCTCGCGGACGCCCGGGGAGCACTGGGAGATCGTGAAGGTCGCGCTGCCCGCCCACCTCTCCCGTTACGTCGTGGAGAAAGGCTCCATCACCGTCGACGGCGTCAGCCTGACCGTGGTCGAGGCGGCCGACGACTTCTTCACCATCAGCCTGATCCCCACCACCCTCGCCCTGACCACCCTCGGCACCAAGCAGCCCGGCGACCCGGTCAACCTGGAGGTCGACGTGCTGGCGAAGTACGTGGAACGGCTGCTGGACCAGGGCCGGAGCGCCGGGACGGCCGCCGCGGCCGTGGAAGAGAGCCTGCGGTGA
- a CDS encoding nicotinamide mononucleotide transporter family protein yields the protein MNPLDWLNAPAFTAFGQQVIWSDMIGNSIGLAALAFGWRRSIWTWPAQFLSGLILVSAYAYAHLSGGVGKQLLVIGVALWGWRQWQRGRRQAQDGSIAVRFATWRERILLIAGTAAGTVAVGSLFALVPQLSWNPWPDAYIFVGTLAAMVAQARGLVEFWFAWLLVDIVGVPLAFSSGLAFSGLVYVVYLGLVLWGMRDWWLRSRTNPQPVLEGAAA from the coding sequence GTGAACCCCCTCGACTGGCTGAACGCCCCGGCCTTCACCGCGTTCGGGCAGCAGGTCATCTGGTCCGACATGATCGGCAACAGCATCGGCCTGGCCGCCCTCGCCTTCGGCTGGCGGCGCTCCATATGGACCTGGCCCGCCCAGTTCCTCTCCGGCCTGATCCTCGTCTCCGCGTACGCCTACGCCCACCTCAGCGGCGGCGTCGGCAAGCAACTGCTGGTCATCGGCGTGGCGCTGTGGGGCTGGCGGCAGTGGCAGCGCGGCCGGCGGCAGGCCCAGGACGGCTCCATCGCCGTGCGCTTCGCCACCTGGCGCGAGCGGATCCTGCTCATCGCGGGCACCGCCGCCGGCACCGTCGCCGTCGGCTCGCTGTTCGCCCTCGTCCCGCAGCTGTCCTGGAACCCCTGGCCCGACGCGTACATCTTCGTCGGCACCCTGGCGGCGATGGTCGCCCAGGCCCGCGGCCTGGTCGAGTTCTGGTTCGCCTGGCTGCTCGTCGACATCGTGGGCGTCCCCCTGGCCTTCAGCAGCGGCCTGGCCTTCTCCGGCCTGGTCTACGTCGTCTATCTCGGCCTCGTCCTGTGGGGCATGCGCGACTGGTGGCTGCGTTCCCGTACGAATCCGCAGCCCGTCCTGGAAGGAGCGGCGGCATGA
- a CDS encoding bifunctional 3,4-dihydroxy-2-butanone-4-phosphate synthase/GTP cyclohydrolase II, protein MTALQSWYDHEGAVAPDAALALDPVEQAVADIAAGRPVVVVDDESRENEGDLVVAAERATPEILAFMMSECRGLICAPMDGAELDRLALPQMVEHNTESMRTAFTVSVDASAAHGVTTGISAADRATTLRLLASGEAAPADFVRPGHIFPLRARDGGVLERNGHTEAGVDLARLAGLRPAAAIVEIAGEDGTMLRLPELVPFARKHGLSIISIEDLIAYRRSSEPTVRREATTRLPTRHGEFTAYGYRSTVDGVEHVALVAGEIGDGEDVLVRVHSECLTGDIFHSLRCDCGPQLEESLRRVQEAGRGVVIYLRGHEGRGIGLLSKLRAYELQERGRDTLDANLELGLPADARDYGAGAQMLADLGVRSLRLMTNNPEKTEALVRYGLKVTGREPMPVQAGEHNLRYLRTKRDRMGHDLPWLDAERASACGNQ, encoded by the coding sequence ATGACCGCACTGCAGAGCTGGTACGACCACGAGGGCGCGGTGGCCCCTGACGCCGCCCTGGCCCTGGACCCCGTCGAGCAGGCCGTCGCCGACATCGCCGCGGGCCGTCCGGTCGTGGTCGTGGACGACGAGAGCCGGGAGAACGAGGGCGACCTCGTGGTGGCCGCCGAACGGGCCACCCCGGAAATCCTCGCCTTCATGATGAGCGAGTGCCGCGGTCTGATCTGCGCCCCCATGGACGGTGCCGAGCTGGACCGCCTGGCGCTGCCGCAGATGGTCGAGCACAACACCGAGTCGATGCGCACGGCGTTCACCGTCTCCGTCGACGCGAGCGCCGCGCACGGCGTGACCACCGGCATCTCCGCCGCCGACCGCGCCACCACCCTGCGCCTGCTCGCCTCCGGCGAGGCCGCCCCCGCCGACTTCGTACGGCCGGGACACATCTTCCCGCTGCGCGCCCGCGACGGCGGTGTGCTGGAGCGCAACGGCCACACCGAGGCCGGCGTGGACCTCGCCCGGCTGGCCGGGCTGCGGCCCGCCGCCGCGATCGTGGAGATCGCCGGTGAGGACGGCACGATGCTGCGGCTGCCCGAGCTGGTGCCGTTCGCCCGCAAGCACGGCCTGTCGATCATCTCCATCGAGGACCTGATCGCCTACCGCCGCAGCTCGGAGCCGACGGTCCGCCGCGAGGCGACCACCCGGCTGCCCACCCGCCACGGCGAGTTCACCGCGTACGGCTACCGCTCGACCGTCGACGGCGTCGAGCACGTCGCGCTGGTGGCCGGGGAGATCGGCGACGGCGAGGACGTCCTCGTACGGGTCCATTCGGAGTGCCTGACCGGCGACATCTTCCACTCGCTGCGCTGCGACTGCGGCCCCCAGCTGGAGGAGTCGCTGCGCCGCGTCCAGGAGGCGGGCCGCGGCGTGGTGATCTACCTGCGCGGCCACGAGGGGCGCGGCATCGGGCTGCTGTCCAAGCTGCGCGCGTACGAGCTCCAGGAGCGCGGCCGCGACACCCTCGACGCCAACCTGGAGCTGGGCCTGCCCGCCGACGCCCGGGACTACGGCGCGGGCGCCCAGATGCTGGCCGACCTCGGCGTGCGGTCGCTGCGGCTGATGACCAACAACCCGGAGAAGACCGAGGCGCTCGTCCGGTACGGGCTCAAGGTCACCGGCCGCGAGCCGATGCCCGTACAGGCGGGCGAACACAACCTGCGGTACCTGCGTACCAAGCGGGACCGGATGGGGCACGACCTGCCCTGGCTCGACGCGGAGCGCGCGTCGGCCTGCGGCAACCAGTAG